One Devosia lacusdianchii genomic window carries:
- a CDS encoding ABC transporter substrate-binding protein, with protein sequence MTMHFTRREFALSGTALLTAVMTGGARAQEGVHSVTTSLGTYDIPADPKRVIAIDSRSNLEPAVALGLNLIGYSHSPVRPWVPLDPAVPMLGAPPNIEEILALEPDLIICPTTDPDSEWWPLNKLKAVAPILPTDYLATWQDNLANLAAWLGKPVIGAETIGQYNGLVADIKARHAGAIAGRKVAAVQLDASKNAIHVRTLGTSYGQVMPGQVLAEIGGLAVPADILADSGEVGIESAGELLGDVEGFLILDFQNGSVEAFADNPLWNRLPAVKAGHTHVLPGNSTFGSLYTALYLAGGWDALYQTLA encoded by the coding sequence ATGACCATGCATTTCACCCGCCGCGAATTCGCCCTGAGCGGCACGGCGCTGCTGACCGCTGTAATGACCGGAGGCGCCCGGGCTCAGGAAGGCGTGCACAGCGTCACCACCTCGCTGGGCACCTATGACATTCCGGCCGATCCCAAGCGGGTGATCGCCATCGACTCGCGCTCCAATCTGGAGCCGGCGGTGGCACTCGGGCTCAACCTGATCGGCTATAGCCATAGCCCGGTACGGCCGTGGGTGCCGCTCGACCCAGCCGTGCCGATGCTGGGTGCGCCGCCCAATATCGAGGAAATCCTGGCGCTGGAGCCGGACCTGATCATCTGCCCGACCACCGATCCGGATTCGGAATGGTGGCCGCTCAACAAGCTCAAGGCGGTCGCGCCTATCCTGCCCACCGACTATCTCGCCACCTGGCAGGACAACCTCGCCAATCTGGCGGCATGGCTGGGCAAGCCGGTGATCGGCGCCGAAACCATCGGGCAATACAATGGGCTGGTCGCCGACATCAAGGCCCGCCATGCCGGAGCCATCGCCGGCAGGAAGGTCGCCGCGGTCCAGCTCGATGCCAGCAAGAACGCCATCCATGTGCGTACGCTCGGCACGTCCTATGGGCAGGTCATGCCGGGCCAGGTGTTGGCCGAAATTGGCGGGCTTGCCGTGCCTGCCGATATCCTGGCCGATAGCGGCGAAGTGGGCATTGAAAGCGCCGGTGAGCTGCTCGGTGATGTCGAGGGCTTCCTGATCCTCGATTTCCAGAACGGCTCGGTCGAAGCCTTTGCCGATAATCCATTGTGGAACCGCCTGCCGGCGGTGAAGGCCGGGCATACCCATGTGCTGCCGGGAAATTCCACCTTCGGCTCGCTCTACACCGCGCTCTACCTCGCCGGTGGCTGGGACGCGCTGTACCAGACGCTGGCCTAG
- the dnaN gene encoding DNA polymerase III subunit beta, translated as MKVTLERNHLLKSLSHVHRVVERRNTYPILANVLFKASDDKVELRATDLDIEVTESVPAMVATAGTTTVPAHTLYEIVRKLSDGAEVRLETDGGENMVLTSGRSRFNLACLSPDSFPDLKSGSFGHEFSMPAAALRELIERTQFAISNEETRYYLNGIYFHTVDVSNVGTVLRAVATDGHRMARAEIEAPAGAKGMPGIIVPKKTVGEVQKLLDGADGDVNVEVSDTKIRFTVGSVVLLSKLIEGTFPDYDRVTPKNNDKQMNVDRASFATAVDRVSTIASERGGKAVKLQAKDGLLELSVTNPDHGTASEELAVEFDTDGFEIGFNARYLLDIIGQIRSDSAVFMFNDAGSPTLVKDDGETRALYVLMPMRV; from the coding sequence ATGAAAGTCACGCTCGAACGCAATCATCTGCTCAAGTCGCTGAGCCATGTGCACCGGGTCGTGGAGCGGCGGAATACCTACCCGATCCTGGCCAACGTGCTGTTCAAGGCCAGCGACGACAAGGTCGAACTGCGCGCCACCGATCTCGATATCGAAGTCACCGAGAGCGTGCCGGCCATGGTGGCGACCGCAGGCACCACAACGGTTCCCGCGCACACGCTCTACGAAATCGTCCGAAAACTCTCCGACGGCGCCGAAGTGCGCCTCGAGACCGATGGCGGCGAGAACATGGTTCTCACCTCCGGCCGCTCGCGCTTTAACCTCGCCTGCCTCAGCCCCGACAGCTTCCCCGATCTCAAATCGGGCAGCTTCGGCCACGAATTCTCCATGCCGGCTGCGGCTCTGCGCGAGCTCATCGAGCGCACCCAGTTCGCCATCTCCAACGAAGAGACGCGCTACTACCTCAACGGCATTTATTTCCACACTGTCGATGTCAGCAATGTCGGCACGGTATTGCGTGCTGTAGCGACCGATGGCCATCGCATGGCCCGCGCCGAGATCGAGGCGCCCGCGGGCGCCAAGGGCATGCCCGGTATCATCGTGCCCAAGAAGACCGTGGGCGAAGTGCAGAAGCTGCTCGATGGCGCCGATGGCGACGTGAATGTCGAGGTGAGCGACACCAAGATCCGCTTCACCGTCGGCTCGGTCGTGCTGCTTTCCAAGCTCATCGAAGGCACCTTCCCCGACTACGATCGGGTGACCCCCAAGAACAACGACAAGCAGATGAATGTCGACCGGGCGAGCTTCGCCACCGCCGTCGACCGCGTCTCCACCATTGCCTCCGAGCGCGGCGGCAAGGCCGTCAAGCTCCAGGCCAAGGATGGCCTTCTGGAACTGTCGGTGACCAACCCAGATCACGGCACGGCCAGCGAAGAGCTGGCGGTCGAGTTCGATACCGATGGCTTCGAGATCGGCTTCAACGCCCGCTATCTGCTCGACATCATTGGCCAGATCCGCTCCGACAGCGCCGTGTTCATGTTCAACGACGCCGGCTCGCCGACGCTGGTCAAGGACGACGGCGAAACGCGCGCGCTGTATGTTTTGATGCCGATGCGCGTGTAA
- the recF gene encoding DNA replication/repair protein RecF (All proteins in this family for which functions are known are DNA-binding proteins that assist the filamentation of RecA onto DNA for the initiation of recombination or recombinational repair.), translating into MTRHLSRLRLTAFRNYAAAALDLDQRHVVLTGPNGAGKTNLLEAISVLSPGRGLRGASFETLQAHGSDTGWAVAATIETDDGPADIGTGSSPDGGRRVRINGANARSIEAMSDYLRVLWLTPAMDGLFSGPAGDRRRFLDRLVTTLIPSHSASVGDYEKAMRQRNRLLEDNGDAAWLSAIETQMAELGASIHLARTDSLTHLQALIEQSLDDESFPAAHLALTPLFEHGAEPHSSAALETALIEAWRGSRGVDRAAGRTISGPHRVDLEVTYAQKGMPAALGSTGEQKALLIGLILAHARLVKLRTSITPFLLLDEIAAHLDPDRRRALFSALDGLGTQCFLTGTDRLLFEALGERAQAVTVREGRMSKD; encoded by the coding sequence ATGACCCGCCACCTCTCCCGCCTGCGCCTCACCGCCTTCCGAAACTATGCGGCTGCGGCGCTTGATCTAGACCAGCGCCATGTCGTTCTCACCGGCCCCAATGGCGCCGGCAAGACCAATTTGCTCGAAGCCATTTCCGTACTCTCACCCGGCCGTGGTCTGCGCGGGGCGAGCTTTGAGACATTGCAGGCGCATGGCAGCGATACCGGCTGGGCCGTCGCCGCCACCATCGAGACTGATGATGGCCCCGCCGATATCGGTACCGGCTCATCGCCCGATGGCGGCCGCCGCGTCCGCATCAATGGCGCCAATGCCCGCTCCATCGAGGCCATGAGTGACTACCTGCGCGTATTGTGGCTGACCCCGGCAATGGATGGCCTCTTCTCCGGCCCGGCCGGTGATCGCCGTCGCTTTCTCGACCGGTTGGTGACCACGCTCATTCCCAGCCATTCGGCTTCGGTCGGCGACTATGAAAAGGCCATGCGGCAGCGCAATCGACTGCTCGAGGACAATGGCGATGCCGCCTGGCTTTCGGCCATCGAGACGCAAATGGCCGAACTGGGCGCCTCGATCCATCTCGCACGCACCGATAGCCTCACCCATTTGCAGGCGCTGATCGAGCAGAGCCTCGACGATGAGAGTTTTCCCGCCGCCCATCTGGCGTTGACACCGCTCTTCGAGCATGGCGCCGAGCCGCACTCTTCGGCGGCGCTCGAAACCGCGCTGATCGAGGCCTGGCGGGGCTCGCGCGGGGTTGATCGGGCGGCCGGACGCACCATATCAGGACCACACCGCGTCGATCTCGAAGTGACCTATGCCCAAAAGGGCATGCCGGCTGCCTTGGGTTCGACCGGCGAACAGAAGGCCCTCCTCATCGGCCTCATCCTCGCCCATGCGCGGCTGGTCAAACTGCGGACATCAATCACGCCCTTCCTCCTGCTCGACGAAATTGCCGCCCATCTCGATCCGGACCGCCGCCGGGCGCTGTTTTCGGCCCTCGACGGACTGGGTACGCAATGCTTCCTCACTGGTACCGACAGGCTTCTGTTTGAGGCGCTGGGCGAGCGGGCGCAGGCCGTTACGGTGCGCGAGGGGCGGATGTCCAAGGACTAA
- the gyrB gene encoding DNA topoisomerase (ATP-hydrolyzing) subunit B, producing MTDSENPLPEEYGADSIKVLKGLDAVRKRPGMYIGDTDDGSGLHHMVYEVVDNAIDEALAGHADLVTVTLNADGSVTVIDNGRGIPTGIHKEEGISAAEVIMTQLHAGGKFDQNSYKVSGGLHGVGVSVVNALSQWLKLKIRRDGGVFEMSFTHGDSDAPLKQTGTYVEDKQPGTYDGRSGSEITFFPSAETFTMVEFDFKTLEHRLRELAFLNSGVRILLHDLRHPEPVTTELFYEGGLEAFVQYLDKSKSAVVDRPITMISEKDGITVEVALQWNDSYHENVLCFTNNIPQRDGGTHLAGLRGALTRQVVGYAESSGIAKREKVTMTGDDTREGLTCVLSVKVPDPKFSSQTKDKLVSSEVRPVVENIVNDKLGQWFEEHPNEAKIIVGKVAEAAAAREAARKARELTRRKGALEISSLPGKLADCQERDPAKSEIFIVEGDSAGGSAKQGRDRSNQAVLPLRGKILNVERARFDRMISSEQVGTLITALGTGIGREEFNADKLRYHKIIIMTDADVDGAHIRTLLLTFFYRQTPELIERGHIYIAQPPLYKAMRGKSEQYLKDERALEDYLLDSGLDEAVFKTRDGVEHAGSDLLSILQQARDIVHAIENLNTRYNRSLVEQAAIVGGLDPEAMADPARIGEVMSRVANRLDRISDELERGWTGAITDEEGLAFSRTVRGVAETHQIDKALLQSADARKLRQLAERLDEIYGGVPTLTRKGESQPIFGPASLFKTVTDAGRKGVSLQRYKGLGEMNASQLWETTLDPNARTLLKVEIDQIDEADQIFTSLMGDLVEPRRDFIQENALSVSNLDV from the coding sequence ATGACCGATAGTGAAAATCCCCTTCCCGAAGAATACGGCGCCGACAGCATCAAGGTGCTCAAGGGCCTCGATGCCGTGCGCAAGCGCCCCGGCATGTATATCGGCGATACGGATGACGGCTCGGGCCTGCATCATATGGTCTATGAAGTCGTCGATAACGCCATCGACGAAGCGTTGGCCGGCCATGCCGATCTGGTCACGGTGACGCTCAATGCCGATGGCTCGGTGACGGTCATCGACAATGGTCGCGGCATCCCGACCGGCATTCACAAGGAAGAGGGTATCTCGGCCGCCGAGGTCATCATGACCCAGCTTCATGCCGGCGGTAAGTTCGACCAGAACTCCTACAAGGTTTCCGGTGGCCTGCATGGCGTGGGCGTTTCGGTGGTGAACGCGCTCAGCCAGTGGCTCAAGCTCAAGATCCGCCGCGACGGCGGCGTGTTCGAGATGAGCTTCACCCATGGCGATTCCGATGCGCCGCTCAAGCAGACCGGAACCTATGTCGAGGACAAGCAGCCCGGCACCTATGACGGTCGGAGCGGCTCGGAGATCACCTTCTTCCCCTCGGCCGAAACCTTCACGATGGTGGAGTTCGATTTCAAGACGCTGGAGCATCGCCTGCGCGAGCTGGCTTTCCTCAATTCAGGCGTCCGCATTCTGCTCCACGACCTGCGACACCCCGAGCCAGTGACCACCGAGCTGTTCTACGAAGGCGGTCTCGAGGCTTTCGTGCAATATCTCGACAAGTCCAAGTCCGCCGTGGTCGACCGGCCCATCACCATGATCAGCGAGAAGGACGGCATCACCGTCGAAGTGGCGCTGCAGTGGAATGACAGCTACCACGAAAACGTCCTCTGCTTCACCAACAACATCCCGCAGCGCGATGGCGGCACGCACCTTGCGGGCCTGCGCGGCGCGCTGACGCGCCAGGTTGTCGGCTATGCCGAAAGCTCGGGTATCGCCAAGCGCGAAAAGGTCACCATGACCGGTGACGATACGCGTGAGGGCCTGACCTGCGTGCTCTCGGTCAAGGTGCCAGACCCCAAGTTCAGTTCACAGACCAAGGACAAGCTGGTTTCGTCCGAAGTTCGCCCTGTGGTCGAGAACATCGTCAACGACAAGCTCGGCCAGTGGTTCGAAGAGCATCCCAACGAGGCCAAGATCATCGTCGGCAAGGTCGCTGAAGCCGCCGCTGCCCGCGAAGCCGCCCGCAAGGCGCGCGAGCTGACCCGCCGCAAGGGTGCCCTCGAAATCTCCTCGCTCCCCGGCAAGCTCGCCGATTGCCAGGAACGCGATCCCGCCAAGTCGGAAATCTTCATCGTCGAGGGTGACTCGGCGGGTGGCTCCGCCAAGCAGGGCCGCGACCGCTCCAATCAGGCCGTGCTGCCACTCCGTGGCAAGATCCTCAACGTCGAGCGCGCGCGCTTCGACCGCATGATCTCGTCCGAACAGGTCGGCACGCTGATCACCGCGCTCGGCACCGGCATCGGCCGCGAAGAGTTCAACGCCGATAAGCTGCGCTACCACAAGATCATCATCATGACTGACGCCGACGTGGACGGCGCCCACATCCGCACCCTGCTGCTGACCTTCTTCTACCGGCAGACGCCGGAGCTGATCGAGCGCGGCCACATCTACATCGCCCAGCCGCCACTCTACAAAGCCATGCGCGGCAAGTCCGAGCAGTATCTCAAGGACGAGCGGGCGCTGGAAGATTATCTGCTCGATTCCGGTCTCGATGAAGCCGTGTTCAAGACCCGCGACGGTGTCGAACATGCCGGCTCCGACCTGCTCTCCATCCTGCAGCAGGCCCGCGACATCGTCCACGCCATCGAAAATCTTAACACCCGCTACAACAGGAGCCTTGTCGAACAGGCTGCTATTGTCGGCGGTCTCGATCCCGAAGCCATGGCTGACCCGGCCCGTATCGGCGAGGTGATGAGCCGCGTTGCCAACCGGCTCGATCGGATTTCCGACGAGCTAGAACGCGGCTGGACCGGCGCCATTACCGACGAGGAAGGGCTCGCCTTCTCGCGCACCGTGCGCGGCGTGGCCGAGACCCATCAGATCGACAAGGCCCTGCTGCAAAGCGCCGACGCGCGCAAGCTGCGGCAATTGGCCGAACGTTTGGACGAGATCTATGGCGGCGTACCGACGCTGACGCGCAAGGGCGAGAGCCAGCCGATCTTCGGACCCGCCTCACTGTTCAAGACCGTCACCGATGCTGGCCGCAAGGGCGTGTCGCTGCAGCGCTACAAGGGTCTGGGCGAGATGAACGCTTCCCAGCTCTGGGAAACCACGCTCGACCCCAATGCCCGCACCCTGCTCAAGGTCGAGATCGACCAGATCGACGAGGCCGACCAGATTTTCACCTCGCTGATGGGTGACCTGGTCGAACCCCGCCGCGACTTCATCCAGGAAAACGCGCTGAGCGTCAGCAATCTGGACGTCTAG
- a CDS encoding arginase family protein translates to MPSGRDPQTGILNVSEIAAYGPQLANVAEAVLDAGEFPILLGGDCTILLGSTLALRRRGRYGLLFLDGNAD, encoded by the coding sequence GTGCCCTCCGGCCGCGATCCGCAGACCGGCATTCTCAACGTCAGCGAAATAGCAGCCTACGGTCCGCAACTGGCCAACGTCGCCGAGGCGGTGTTGGACGCGGGCGAATTTCCCATTCTGCTGGGCGGTGACTGCACGATCCTGCTAGGGTCGACGCTGGCATTGCGCCGGCGTGGGCGCTATGGCCTGCTTTTTCTCGATGGCAATGCCGACTAA
- a CDS encoding LLM class flavin-dependent oxidoreductase has protein sequence MKKIGFLSFGHWTPSPQSQTRTAGDALLQSIDLAVAAEELGADGAYFRVHHFARQLASPFPLLAAIGAKTSKLEIGTAVIDMRYENPLYMAEDAGAADLISGGRLQLGISRGSPEQVIDGYRYFGYAPEDGKTDADMARSQTEVLLEVLKGNGFAQPNPRPMFPNPPGMLRLEPHSEGLRERIWWGAATDATAVWAARLGMNLQSSTLKFDESGKPFHIQQAEQIRAYRAAWKDAGHAREPRVSVSRSIFALVNDMDRAYFGGGGREEDSFGYIEPEKRAVFGRGYAAEPEQLIKELAADEAIAEADTLLLTVPNQLGVAYNAHVIEAILTQVAPALGWR, from the coding sequence ATGAAAAAGATCGGTTTTCTGTCCTTCGGCCATTGGACGCCGTCGCCGCAGTCCCAGACGCGGACAGCAGGCGACGCCTTGCTGCAGTCCATCGATCTGGCCGTCGCCGCCGAGGAATTGGGCGCCGACGGCGCCTATTTCCGCGTGCACCATTTTGCCCGCCAACTAGCCTCGCCGTTTCCGCTGCTGGCAGCGATCGGCGCGAAAACCAGCAAGCTCGAGATCGGCACCGCCGTCATCGACATGCGCTACGAGAACCCGCTCTACATGGCCGAGGATGCCGGCGCGGCCGATCTGATATCTGGTGGCCGCCTGCAATTGGGCATCAGCCGCGGCTCGCCCGAGCAGGTCATCGATGGCTATCGCTATTTCGGCTATGCGCCGGAGGACGGCAAAACCGATGCCGACATGGCGCGCAGCCAGACCGAAGTACTGCTCGAAGTGCTCAAGGGCAATGGTTTTGCCCAGCCCAATCCGCGCCCGATGTTCCCCAACCCTCCCGGCATGCTGCGGCTGGAACCGCATTCCGAAGGCCTGCGCGAGCGCATCTGGTGGGGTGCGGCGACCGATGCCACGGCGGTCTGGGCGGCCAGGCTCGGCATGAACCTGCAAAGCTCGACCCTCAAATTCGACGAGAGCGGCAAGCCCTTCCACATCCAGCAGGCCGAGCAGATCCGCGCCTACCGCGCTGCCTGGAAAGACGCTGGGCATGCCCGTGAACCACGCGTGTCGGTCAGCCGCTCGATCTTCGCCCTGGTCAACGATATGGACCGCGCCTATTTCGGCGGCGGTGGTCGGGAAGAGGATAGCTTTGGCTATATCGAGCCCGAAAAGCGCGCCGTATTCGGGCGCGGCTATGCCGCCGAGCCGGAACAATTGATCAAAGAATTGGCGGCCGACGAGGCGATTGCCGAGGCCGATACCCTGCTACTCACCGTGCCCAACCAGCTTGGCGTCGCCTACAATGCCCATGTGATCGAGGCAATTTTGACTCAGGTGGCGCCGGCATTGGGTTGGCGCTGA
- a CDS encoding PBP1A family penicillin-binding protein gives MDFRISADDRVGAQPNKGGKPQATARGKGGQRVEPSMGHSVGVFVDDERSGGAPPSGPKGKAPKPPRRGKAKPVAKKKRSRSGGFLMGILWWGFVACLWGGIAVIGIIVYYGAQLPSSNTWAIPDRPPNIRILAADGSLISNRGATGGEAVTYRELPYYVPAAIIASEDRRFMNHFGVDPIGLVSVAIESVQAGDVTRGASTITQQVAKNLFLTPDQTLGRKVQEAILAVWLEQNYTKEEILELYMNRVYFGAGATGIEAAAQTYFGVSARNLSLGQAAMLAGILPAPSAYNPKSNPERAIERQRLSLNAMARDGYITSEEAAAAQIDPSQSVRTRVAGSEDYVADWVESLMTAYIGDIKSDVVVQTTIDWKMQKDAEFIVKELVASEGPKRNFNQGALVAMDVDGTIRAMVGGVDYQASQYNRAVTAKRQPGSAFKPFVYMAAMEKGYTPDTLAEDAQFDYNGWSPRNASRKYAGTVTLRQGLAYSLNTISARLAIDVTPEAVVDVATRMGISSPLTAVPSIALGTQEVNLLELTSAYAPFANGGMGVIPNVITSIKSKEGDVLYEASNAGPGRVVDPNVLAEMNDMLTTAVEVGTGKGANLDGWPIAGKTGTTNDSKDALFVGYTARMVTGVWLGNDDATKTSLSGGNVPAAIWSQFMTKAHAGKEIAQIPGGSYEGQLVAQQVIDPATGQVAIDPATGQPMTQYVDAGTGQPVQTSVDPATGQLMRLDPATGQFVAATAAPAANQPIQTGQMVDPNTGLPANGAIYDANGVQIDPATGFPINNGGGGGMLVDANGVQIDPATGLPVGQVVGGNQVIQPGQAIDPVTGFPLQAQSNGVGQAPIDPSTGQPMVLVVDPATGQQVWVPSTPAQMQPPANLGQPVPIDNPNSQRTLMDLIFGGEQN, from the coding sequence ATGGATTTTCGCATTTCCGCCGATGACCGTGTTGGCGCCCAGCCCAATAAGGGCGGTAAGCCGCAGGCGACCGCCCGGGGTAAGGGCGGCCAGCGTGTCGAGCCCTCCATGGGCCACTCGGTCGGCGTCTTCGTCGATGACGAGCGGTCCGGCGGCGCGCCGCCCAGCGGTCCCAAGGGCAAGGCACCCAAGCCGCCGCGCCGCGGCAAGGCCAAGCCCGTCGCCAAGAAGAAGCGTTCGCGCAGCGGCGGCTTTCTCATGGGCATCCTGTGGTGGGGCTTTGTCGCCTGCCTCTGGGGCGGCATCGCCGTTATCGGCATCATCGTCTATTACGGTGCGCAATTGCCCTCGTCCAACACCTGGGCCATTCCCGATCGTCCGCCCAATATCCGCATTCTGGCGGCCGATGGCAGTCTGATCTCCAATCGCGGCGCCACCGGCGGCGAGGCCGTCACCTATCGCGAACTGCCCTATTATGTGCCCGCCGCGATCATCGCCAGCGAAGACCGCCGCTTCATGAACCATTTCGGCGTCGATCCGATCGGCCTGGTCTCGGTGGCCATCGAATCGGTGCAGGCGGGCGACGTGACCCGCGGCGCTTCCACCATCACCCAGCAGGTGGCCAAGAACCTCTTCCTGACACCGGACCAGACCCTGGGCCGCAAGGTGCAGGAAGCCATTCTGGCGGTGTGGCTCGAACAGAACTACACCAAGGAAGAAATCCTCGAACTCTATATGAACCGCGTCTATTTCGGCGCCGGCGCAACCGGTATCGAGGCCGCGGCGCAGACCTATTTCGGCGTCTCGGCGCGCAACCTGTCGCTGGGCCAGGCCGCCATGCTGGCCGGCATCCTGCCGGCGCCATCCGCCTACAATCCCAAGTCCAATCCCGAACGCGCCATCGAGCGCCAGCGCCTGTCGCTCAACGCCATGGCGCGCGACGGTTACATTACCTCAGAGGAAGCCGCAGCCGCACAAATCGACCCCAGCCAGAGCGTGCGCACCCGCGTCGCCGGCTCGGAAGACTATGTCGCCGACTGGGTGGAATCGCTGATGACCGCCTATATCGGCGACATCAAGAGCGACGTGGTGGTGCAGACCACCATCGACTGGAAGATGCAGAAGGACGCCGAGTTCATCGTCAAGGAACTGGTGGCCTCCGAAGGCCCCAAACGCAACTTCAACCAGGGCGCTCTCGTCGCCATGGATGTCGACGGCACCATCCGTGCCATGGTCGGCGGCGTTGATTACCAGGCCAGCCAATATAACCGCGCCGTCACCGCCAAGCGTCAGCCCGGCTCGGCCTTCAAGCCCTTCGTCTATATGGCGGCCATGGAGAAGGGCTATACGCCCGATACTTTAGCGGAAGACGCGCAGTTCGACTACAACGGCTGGAGCCCGCGCAATGCCTCGCGCAAATATGCTGGCACCGTGACCCTGCGCCAGGGCCTGGCCTATTCGCTCAATACGATTTCGGCACGCCTCGCCATCGACGTCACCCCCGAAGCGGTGGTGGATGTGGCAACGCGCATGGGCATTTCCTCCCCGCTGACTGCCGTTCCATCGATCGCCCTGGGCACGCAGGAAGTGAACCTGCTCGAGCTGACCAGCGCCTATGCCCCCTTCGCCAATGGCGGCATGGGCGTCATCCCCAACGTCATCACCTCGATCAAGTCCAAGGAAGGCGACGTGCTCTACGAAGCCTCCAATGCCGGCCCGGGCCGGGTGGTTGACCCCAATGTGCTCGCCGAGATGAACGACATGCTGACCACGGCGGTGGAAGTGGGCACCGGCAAGGGCGCCAATCTCGACGGCTGGCCGATCGCCGGCAAGACCGGCACCACCAACGATTCCAAGGACGCCCTGTTCGTCGGCTATACGGCCCGCATGGTCACCGGCGTCTGGCTGGGCAATGACGATGCCACCAAGACTTCGCTGTCGGGCGGTAACGTGCCGGCCGCCATCTGGTCCCAGTTCATGACCAAGGCCCATGCCGGCAAGGAGATCGCCCAGATCCCCGGCGGCAGCTATGAGGGTCAGCTCGTGGCCCAGCAGGTCATCGACCCGGCCACCGGTCAGGTGGCGATCGATCCGGCAACGGGTCAGCCGATGACGCAATATGTCGATGCCGGCACTGGTCAGCCGGTGCAGACATCAGTCGATCCGGCCACCGGCCAGCTCATGCGCCTTGACCCGGCGACCGGCCAGTTCGTTGCCGCCACGGCGGCACCTGCTGCTAACCAGCCGATCCAGACCGGCCAGATGGTCGACCCCAATACCGGGCTGCCGGCGAACGGCGCCATCTATGATGCCAATGGCGTGCAGATCGACCCGGCGACCGGCTTCCCGATCAACAATGGTGGTGGCGGTGGCATGCTTGTCGACGCCAACGGGGTGCAGATCGATCCCGCCACCGGCCTGCCCGTCGGGCAGGTGGTCGGCGGCAACCAGGTGATCCAGCCAGGCCAGGCCATCGACCCGGTCACCGGCTTCCCGCTGCAGGCGCAGAGCAATGGCGTCGGCCAGGCGCCGATCGATCCGAGCACCGGCCAGCCCATGGTTCTGGTGGTCGATCCGGCCACCGGCCAGCAGGTCTGGGTGCCCAGCACTCCGGCCCAGATGCAGCCGCCGGCCAATCTCGGCCAACCCGTTCCGATCGACAATCCCAATAGCCAGCGCACGCTGATGGACCTGATCTTCGGCGGCGAGCAGAACTAG
- a CDS encoding M48 family metallopeptidase: MNLFFRAKAKIPASTTIEIDGAPVIVTVRVNARARSYRLSIPHSGGPLLSLPPHGKWAEAEAFLHRHHNWLAARLKRAPEATRFADGGVVPLRGVDHRIIGTGKLRGRVEVADDGGEAVLLVPGDPQHQARRLTDWLKEEAQADLAARTAVHAARLGVTVKSVKMRSQASRWGSCSSSGNINYNWRLVLAPPFVLDYVAAHEVAHLVEMNHSAAFWATVKRTLPDMERGRAWLKAHGRQLMAHGG; the protein is encoded by the coding sequence ATGAACCTGTTCTTCCGCGCCAAAGCCAAAATTCCGGCCAGCACCACGATCGAGATCGACGGCGCGCCGGTGATCGTGACCGTACGGGTCAATGCGCGGGCGCGGAGCTATCGGCTGTCGATCCCCCATAGCGGCGGGCCGCTACTGAGCTTGCCGCCGCATGGCAAATGGGCCGAAGCTGAGGCATTCCTGCACCGGCATCACAACTGGCTAGCAGCGCGGCTCAAGCGGGCGCCGGAGGCTACCCGTTTCGCCGATGGCGGGGTGGTGCCGCTACGCGGGGTCGATCATCGCATCATCGGCACGGGTAAGCTGCGCGGACGCGTAGAAGTGGCCGACGACGGTGGCGAGGCGGTGCTGCTGGTGCCGGGCGATCCCCAGCATCAGGCGCGCCGGCTGACCGACTGGCTCAAGGAGGAGGCGCAGGCTGACCTCGCGGCCCGCACGGCTGTTCATGCGGCGCGGCTGGGGGTGACGGTCAAGTCGGTCAAGATGCGCAGCCAGGCGAGCCGCTGGGGTTCGTGCTCGTCATCGGGCAATATCAATTACAACTGGCGGCTGGTGCTGGCGCCGCCCTTCGTGCTCGACTATGTCGCGGCCCATGAAGTGGCGCATCTGGTCGAGATGAACCATTCGGCGGCGTTCTGGGCCACGGTCAAGCGCACCCTGCCCGACATGGAACGCGGCCGCGCCTGGCTCAAGGCGCATGGCCGGCAATTGATGGCGCATGGCGGGTGA